In bacterium, the genomic stretch TACCGGTTAAAAATGCCTTTTAATATTGAAAGAGGTTCGCCCCGCATTATTTCAACTTTTGGATTATTCACTCCTGGTTCCGTGTCAAGGTAAATAATTTCATTCCTGTTGTTTTTTGAACGAAAAATAATAAACGGGTGCATTCCGATAAACGACCATTGGGCGATATTCCCGGATGTATTCCCGCTGTCCAGCAAAACACTTGTCCCTTTTATCCTCAATTTATTATAGATATCCAACGGATTACAATCACGGGACTTAAATTTTGTATAAAGAGGGAGTAATTTTTGGTTGCCGCGCAAATATTTTTTATTCATCAAATTATTGTTATTTCTACCTTTTCGCCTTTTCCAATAGTTTCAACGCCGGCCGGTATTCTCATCAATCCATGGCAATGGATATAAGGTGAGAATGAAGAATGCGCCGCAATAACAGGCTCCGCGTAAAAAATATTATTTTTTTGCACTAACTTTACAGGCACATATTCTTCTATTTCAGTGCGGGGGCGCAAATCTTTATTTAATAAGGCTGTAATTTTTTTATCATTTTCAGAAAAATAATTTAAAACCGGTTTAACCAGAAGATTAAACACGACAAATCCTGAGCTCGGTCTCCCGGGGATGCCGATTATCAATTGATTTTTCATTTTCGCCGCAAGCGCGGGCTTGCCCGGCCTGATTCTCAGGCCGTGAAAAAGCATTTTACATCCCGGAAATTTCAAAAGCGCTGGTTCCAGGATATCGCGGGCGCCGACGGAAGTCGCGCCGCAAAACAAAATGGCATCAAATTTTTTCGCACCCTTAATAAATTTTAAAATTTCTCCGCTCCTGTCAGGGCATATTCCCAAAAACTCCGCGTCTCCTCCATGGCTTTTTACAAGATTCATCATCATACCTGAATTCATGTCTCTCACCTGTCCATACCCGGGTTTTTTATTAAAAGGGACTATTTCATTCCCTGAGGCTATTATTCCGAAAGAAACCTTTTTATAAACTTTAATTTTTTTAATTCCCAGGCCCAGCAATAAGGCAACGTCCTGCGGCCTTAATTTATGGACTTTTTTAAATATGACCTCTCCTTTTTTGAAATCTTCTCCTTTACGAATAACATTTTTATATTGTTCAATCTTCTCATTTATAATTAATCTGCCATTTTTTATTATTGCGTCTTCAAGCATCAGGACACAATCCGTCCCATCCGGTAAAATCTGGCCGGTTGAAATCTTTTTGGGGGCGATATATCGCCCCCCTGCGTTGCCGGTTTTTTTTGAATTTAACGCGTACCCGTCAAAAAGCGCCCTGTCAAAAGACGGGAAATCTTCAGGAGAAATAATTTTTGAAGCTGTGAAATATCCAAGCGAGTTTTGAGTTTCAATTATTTCTGTTTTAAACTTTATATTTTCGCGGATAATTTTTCCGGCCTTATCAAGGGCGGTTAAAGGTTTCATTCTATTTCCTTATCTGAAATCCTAAATTTTACTATCAAAACAGGGATAAGTCTATAAATTTCAGCGAGTGAACGGATTTATGGGGAAATATTACTATTAATGCGGAATGATAAACGCAAGAACAAAAAGAATAGAGATAACATAAAGGACGGGGTGGACTTCTTTCGGTCTGCCGGTAAATAATTTTATCAATGAATAGCTTATAAAACCGAACCCGATACCGTATGAAATGTTATAAGTGAAAGGAATCAGTAAAATTATAAAAAAAGCAGGCAGCCCCTCATCTATTTTTGACCAATCAATATCCTTTAAAAGCTCAATCATCAGAAAACCAACAATAATCAGGGCTGGAGCGGTAATCGGATATTTAAAAACACCCGGTGATATTTCAAATCCTCCTCCTATAAGCTTAACTAACGGCAAAAATATTATGCTTATAAAAAATAAAATTCCCGTAACTATTGAAGTTAAACCTGTCCTGCCCCCCTCTGAAACGCCCGCCGCGCTTTCGATATAACTTGTTACCGAACTGCACCCGAATAACCCGCCAAATACTGCCGCGAGAGAATCAACAAGCAAGACTTTTTTTAACCCCGGAAGGCTCCCTTTTTCATCCAGCAATTCCGCCTGTCTGCCAACCGCGATAACCGTTCCCATCGTATCGAAAAAATCCGTCATAAATAACGCGAAAATCATGGGAACCAGCGATAAATTCAGGGCTGATTTCACATCCATCTGAAAAAATGTGTCAAAATCTTCCGCCCGGGGCGGACTGATAAGCGCGTCTGGAAAAGACACAATGCCAAAAAAGAAGGCACATACCGCAG encodes the following:
- a CDS encoding molybdopterin molybdotransferase MoeA, whose amino-acid sequence is MKPLTALDKAGKIIRENIKFKTEIIETQNSLGYFTASKIISPEDFPSFDRALFDGYALNSKKTGNAGGRYIAPKKISTGQILPDGTDCVLMLEDAIIKNGRLIINEKIEQYKNVIRKGEDFKKGEVIFKKVHKLRPQDVALLLGLGIKKIKVYKKVSFGIIASGNEIVPFNKKPGYGQVRDMNSGMMMNLVKSHGGDAEFLGICPDRSGEILKFIKGAKKFDAILFCGATSVGARDILEPALLKFPGCKMLFHGLRIRPGKPALAAKMKNQLIIGIPGRPSSGFVVFNLLVKPVLNYFSENDKKITALLNKDLRPRTEIEEYVPVKLVQKNNIFYAEPVIAAHSSFSPYIHCHGLMRIPAGVETIGKGEKVEITII
- a CDS encoding NCS2 family permease → MNSLEKYFGFGERKTNLKTEITAGVTTFMTMAYIIFVNPAILSAGGVPFRAAVVATCIASGLFCIVMGLYTNYPFTLAPGMGINAIVAWTIVLTMKQPWQTAMGIIFIEGLIVTILVLTNLREMVMNAIPKSLKLAIGVGIGIFIALIGLEEGGIITGNPVTLVQLGDFNKNYVQLTMAGILITSVLLVLKIRGAILIGIIITAVCAFFFGIVSFPDALISPPRAEDFDTFFQMDVKSALNLSLVPMIFALFMTDFFDTMGTVIAVGRQAELLDEKGSLPGLKKVLLVDSLAAVFGGLFGCSSVTSYIESAAGVSEGGRTGLTSIVTGILFFISIIFLPLVKLIGGGFEISPGVFKYPITAPALIIVGFLMIELLKDIDWSKIDEGLPAFFIILLIPFTYNISYGIGFGFISYSLIKLFTGRPKEVHPVLYVISILFVLAFIIPH